In the Brassica napus cultivar Da-Ae chromosome A7, Da-Ae, whole genome shotgun sequence genome, one interval contains:
- the LOC125576432 gene encoding putative F-box/LRR-repeat protein 19 encodes MMNEAIIRMNDNNEGNKEAIGSGLLRDWSELNKECLIDIVSRLSMEERWRGPMLVCKPWMYACDDPSLNSVFDLDTWFEGSRISNLWFSYEFEQKVDSFLRCVVDRSQGGLKEIRVRHCSDQSLLYAAERCPSLEVLCLKSCLSVTDASISKIAVSCPNLDVLWIQSCLNVTDASMAKIASSCPKLRELDISHSIEISQKALKMIERSCENVKIIVEPPSNVRLSRDEASKFGLSVRSITRRELLEHIRNINTNDN; translated from the exons aaggaaacaaagaagcGATCGGATCTGGTTTACTTCGTGACTGGTCAGAGTTGAATAAGGAATGTCTCATCGACATAGTTTCGCGGCTAAGCATGGAAGAACGTTGGAGAGGACCAATGCTCGTATGCAAGCCTTGGATGTACGCTTGCGACGACCCGTCTCTCAACTCGGTATTTGATCTAGATACTTGGTTCGAGGGGTCTCGGATTTCGAATCTTTGGTTTAGTTACGAGTTTGAGCAGAAGGTTGACTCCTTTCTCCGGTGTGTTGTGGATCGAAGCCAAGGTGGTCTCAAGGAGATCCGCGTTAGGCACTGTTCGGATCAATCTTTGTTGTACGCTGCTGAGAG ATGCCCTAGTTTGGAGGTTTTATGTCTTAAAAGCTGCTTAAGTGTCACAGATGCATCAATATCAAAGATAGCTGTGAGCTGCCCTAATTTGGATGTTTTGTGGATTCAGAGCTGCTTAAATGTTACTGATGCATCGATGGCAAAGATAGCTTCCAGCTGCCCTAAGCTTAGGGAGCTCGATATCAGCCACTCTATTGAAATAAGCCAAAAGGCTTTGAAAATGATTGAAAGGAGTTGCGAGAATGTGAAGATCATCGTAGAACCTCCATCGAATGTTAGACTATCTCGTGACGAGGCTAGTAAATTTGGACTATCAGTACGAAGCATTACAAGGCGTGAACTACTTGAGCATATCAGAAATATAAATACGAATGACAATTAA